One stretch of Aquimarina sp. Aq107 DNA includes these proteins:
- a CDS encoding ABC transporter permease, whose translation MQQTTSNSLTKLALQRFKKNFWGVLSFWFILICALIAILAYVLAPDSSKNANQMHLSIHSKGPGFSVKMLTIPSGGVSDQSYFSEMFFGTKNMDTEIPIESFSFDKDIIKVIPYTEGELIGISKSIELKSFPEEYNNKEIEQNFISDRTFILGTDKYGRDMLSRMLIGIRISFSIGFVAVLISLILGISLGAIAGYFGGKVDVLIMWLINVTWSIPTLLLVIAITLALGKGFWQVFIAVGLTMWVEVARVVRGQVLSIKQMQYVTAAKALGFNDFRIITKHVLPNSLAPVIVISAANFAAAILIESGLSFLGIGAQPPMASWGAMIKDHYSYIILGKAYLAIIPGLGIMSLVMAFMLIGNALRDALDVKG comes from the coding sequence ATGCAACAGACTACATCAAATTCACTGACAAAGTTAGCGCTCCAAAGATTTAAGAAAAATTTTTGGGGCGTTTTGAGTTTTTGGTTTATTTTGATTTGTGCACTTATCGCAATTTTAGCATATGTGCTAGCGCCTGATAGTTCTAAGAATGCAAATCAAATGCATTTATCTATTCATTCAAAAGGTCCAGGGTTTTCTGTAAAAATGTTAACCATACCGTCGGGCGGTGTATCTGACCAATCTTATTTTAGTGAGATGTTTTTTGGTACAAAAAATATGGATACAGAGATTCCTATAGAATCTTTTAGTTTTGATAAAGATATTATTAAAGTTATTCCTTACACAGAAGGAGAACTTATCGGCATTTCTAAAAGCATTGAACTTAAAAGCTTTCCTGAGGAATATAACAATAAAGAAATAGAGCAAAATTTTATTAGTGATCGCACTTTTATTTTAGGTACTGATAAATATGGTAGAGATATGCTTAGTAGGATGCTAATTGGTATTCGTATTTCTTTTTCAATAGGTTTTGTTGCTGTGCTCATATCTTTAATATTAGGAATATCTTTAGGAGCTATTGCCGGCTATTTTGGTGGGAAAGTTGATGTGCTCATTATGTGGTTGATTAATGTAACCTGGTCGATACCAACTTTACTTCTTGTTATTGCTATCACATTAGCCTTAGGGAAAGGTTTTTGGCAGGTTTTTATTGCTGTTGGTCTTACGATGTGGGTAGAGGTAGCAAGAGTCGTTAGGGGGCAAGTTTTAAGTATAAAACAAATGCAATATGTTACTGCGGCAAAGGCCTTAGGTTTTAATGATTTTAGAATAATTACAAAACATGTTTTACCAAATAGTTTAGCGCCCGTAATAGTGATTTCTGCGGCTAATTTTGCTGCAGCAATTTTAATAGAAAGTGGGTTAAGCTTTTTAGGAATAGGAGCACAGCCACCAATGGCTAGTTGGGGAGCTATGATTAAAGATCATTATTCATATATTATTTTAGGCAAAGCATATTTGGCTATTATTCCTGGTTTGGGAATAATGAGCCTTGTAATGGCATTTATGTTGATTGGTAATGCATTGCGGGATGCATTGGATGTGAAAGGATAG
- a CDS encoding rod shape-determining protein: MGFFDFFTEEIAIDLGTANTLVIHNDKVVVDSPSIVARDIMSGKIIAAGKEAAMMQGKTHENIKTIRPLKDGVIADFDASEKMISMFIKDIPALKKKIFTPALRMVICIPSGITEVEMRAVKESAERVNGKEVYLIHEPMAAAIGIGVDIMQPKGNMIVDIGGGTTEIAVIALGGIVCDKSVKIAGDVFTNDIIYYMRTQHNLYVGERTAEKIKIQIGAATEDLELPPEEMNVQGRDLLTGKPKQVQISFREIAKALDKSILRIEDAVMETLSQTPPELAADIYNTGIYLAGGGSMLRGLDKRLSQKTDLPVYIAEDPLRAVVRGTGITLKNINRYKSVLIK, from the coding sequence ATGGGATTTTTCGACTTCTTTACTGAAGAAATTGCTATAGATTTAGGTACGGCAAATACCTTAGTTATTCATAATGACAAAGTGGTGGTAGACAGTCCATCCATTGTTGCCAGAGATATTATGTCTGGAAAAATAATTGCAGCTGGTAAAGAAGCTGCTATGATGCAAGGAAAAACACATGAAAATATAAAAACCATTAGGCCATTAAAGGATGGAGTAATTGCAGATTTTGATGCTAGTGAAAAAATGATAAGCATGTTTATCAAAGATATTCCTGCTTTAAAGAAAAAAATATTTACTCCAGCGTTACGTATGGTTATTTGTATTCCTTCTGGAATCACAGAGGTAGAAATGCGTGCGGTAAAAGAAAGTGCAGAACGCGTTAACGGAAAAGAAGTATATCTTATTCACGAACCAATGGCTGCAGCTATTGGTATTGGAGTAGATATTATGCAACCTAAAGGAAATATGATAGTAGATATCGGTGGAGGTACCACAGAAATTGCTGTAATTGCCTTAGGGGGAATTGTATGCGACAAATCTGTAAAGATTGCAGGTGATGTTTTTACTAACGATATTATATATTATATGCGTACGCAGCATAACTTATATGTTGGTGAACGAACTGCAGAAAAAATAAAAATCCAGATTGGAGCAGCCACAGAAGATTTAGAGTTACCACCAGAAGAAATGAATGTACAAGGCCGTGATCTTCTTACAGGAAAACCTAAACAGGTTCAGATATCATTCCGAGAAATTGCAAAAGCTTTAGACAAGTCTATTCTTAGAATTGAGGATGCCGTAATGGAAACATTATCTCAAACACCGCCAGAACTAGCAGCGGATATTTACAATACAGGTATTTACCTTGCTGGTGGAGGTTCAATGCTAAGAGGTCTTGATAAAAGACTTTCTCAAAAAACCGATTTACCAGTTTACATAGCAGAAGATCCTTTAAGAGCTGTTGTAAGAGGAACAGGAATTACTCTTAAAAATATTAATAGATATAAAAGTGTATTGATTAAATAA
- a CDS encoding rod shape-determining protein MreD, producing the protein MNNNVLLYIGRFLSLILVQVFILNHINFLGYLNPYIYIIFILLAPININKSLFLFLSFVLGLTLDLFGDSGGIHATACICIAYLRPVILRSVFGLSYEFQTVKLSKVGFGQRLAYVTLIVFIHHIILFSLEIFNFSHTLLIAKKTLFSSLFSIVVIMVVLVLFRRKDS; encoded by the coding sequence ATGAATAACAATGTTCTTTTATACATAGGTAGATTCTTAAGTCTGATTTTGGTTCAGGTCTTTATTCTTAATCACATAAATTTTTTAGGATACCTAAACCCCTATATATACATTATTTTCATTCTACTTGCTCCCATAAATATAAATAAAAGCTTATTTCTTTTTTTAAGTTTTGTTTTAGGGTTAACCCTAGATTTATTTGGTGATTCTGGTGGCATTCACGCTACAGCATGTATATGTATTGCATATTTACGTCCTGTAATTTTAAGATCTGTTTTTGGGCTGAGTTATGAGTTCCAAACAGTAAAATTAAGTAAAGTAGGTTTTGGGCAACGTTTAGCATATGTAACTTTAATAGTTTTCATACATCATATTATACTTTTTTCATTAGAAATATTTAACTTTTCTCATACACTATTAATTGCTAAAAAAACGTTATTTTCTAGTCTATTTTCAATTGTAGTAATTATGGTTGTTTTAGTATTGTTTAGAAGAAAGGATTCATGA
- the mrdA gene encoding penicillin-binding protein 2, translating into MRKLLLYLIIISTGVVFTARLFYLQIYNTSFAALSEDNAIKVLYDYPQRGAIYDRNGKLLVTNQPSYDVMVIPRELRPFDTLEFCSILKITKEKLVKQLKKARVYSPRVPSVVIPQLTKDEYAYLQEKMRKFDGFYIQKRSLRDYHTVNASNVLGYIAEVNDGLIRKDPYYLSGDLIGMQGVEKQYENQLRGIKGIKRIQKDRFNRDIGPYKNGKYDTLPVNGKDLTITIDEELQAYGQKLMENKRGGIVALDPATGEILTLITAPSYKPELLVGRKRSPNYTRLHYDSISRPLFDRGVKGEYPPGSPFKAITALIGLQEGVVDTKESFSCNHGFRYGKKAKLGCHSHRSPLSMIPGIAQSCNAYFANVYLRSINKYDTPQEGIDNWEKHVESFGLGNYLGNDLSSGSRGLIPNSKFYNRQYNYPKYKWYPTATISNAIGQGEVLATPIQLANMTAAIANRGYFYTPHIIKAIDGQPIEIENFTKPKYTTIDKEHFEPVIEGMHQVYVQGTAASLQVKDIEICGKTGTAENYTVIDGERMQLTDHSVFVAFAPKDNPKIALTVFIENGYWGARYAGKIASLMIEKYIKQSISRTDLEDWVLTHSLEEEYAKPYSGEPFKINQ; encoded by the coding sequence ATGAGAAAATTATTACTATATCTTATTATCATAAGCACTGGTGTTGTATTTACAGCAAGACTCTTTTATCTACAAATTTACAATACATCCTTTGCCGCATTATCAGAAGATAATGCCATTAAAGTATTGTATGATTACCCACAACGAGGGGCGATCTACGACCGAAATGGTAAACTTTTGGTTACTAACCAACCCTCTTATGATGTTATGGTAATACCAAGAGAACTAAGGCCATTTGATACTTTAGAGTTTTGTTCGATACTTAAAATAACGAAAGAAAAACTCGTAAAGCAATTAAAAAAAGCGAGAGTGTATTCTCCGCGTGTCCCTTCTGTAGTCATACCACAATTAACTAAAGATGAATATGCATACCTACAGGAAAAAATGCGGAAATTTGATGGATTTTACATACAAAAACGTTCTCTAAGAGATTATCATACGGTAAACGCATCGAATGTACTTGGATATATTGCCGAAGTAAATGACGGATTAATAAGGAAAGATCCATACTACCTTTCTGGTGATTTAATCGGAATGCAAGGAGTAGAAAAACAGTATGAAAATCAACTTCGCGGAATAAAAGGAATAAAAAGAATCCAGAAAGATAGGTTTAATCGTGATATTGGTCCGTATAAAAATGGTAAATATGATACACTTCCTGTTAATGGTAAAGATCTTACGATAACTATTGACGAAGAATTACAGGCATACGGTCAAAAGTTAATGGAAAATAAACGAGGAGGTATCGTGGCATTAGACCCAGCTACAGGAGAAATTCTAACTTTAATAACCGCCCCAAGTTATAAGCCAGAATTATTAGTCGGAAGAAAAAGATCTCCTAATTACACTAGATTACATTATGATTCTATTTCTAGACCCTTATTTGATCGTGGTGTAAAAGGTGAATATCCTCCTGGATCTCCTTTTAAAGCAATAACTGCATTGATTGGATTGCAAGAAGGAGTTGTTGACACAAAAGAAAGTTTTTCTTGTAATCATGGATTTCGATATGGCAAAAAGGCTAAACTTGGTTGTCACTCCCATCGAAGTCCCTTGAGTATGATTCCTGGAATTGCTCAATCTTGTAACGCATATTTTGCAAACGTATACCTAAGAAGTATTAATAAGTATGATACTCCCCAAGAAGGTATCGACAATTGGGAAAAACACGTAGAAAGTTTTGGACTAGGAAACTATCTAGGTAATGATTTATCAAGTGGAAGTAGAGGTTTAATTCCAAATTCCAAATTCTATAACAGACAATATAATTACCCTAAATATAAATGGTATCCAACCGCAACGATATCTAATGCTATTGGACAAGGAGAAGTGTTAGCTACGCCCATACAATTAGCTAATATGACTGCCGCTATAGCTAATAGAGGTTATTTCTATACACCTCATATTATCAAAGCTATTGACGGACAACCTATAGAGATTGAAAACTTTACCAAACCAAAATACACTACAATTGATAAGGAACATTTTGAGCCGGTAATCGAAGGAATGCACCAGGTATATGTACAAGGTACTGCAGCATCATTACAAGTAAAAGATATAGAAATTTGCGGTAAAACAGGTACTGCAGAAAACTACACTGTAATTGATGGAGAACGCATGCAATTAACTGACCATTCAGTTTTTGTCGCATTCGCTCCAAAGGATAATCCGAAAATCGCGCTAACCGTATTCATCGAAAACGGCTATTGGGGAGCTAGATATGCTGGTAAAATTGCTAGTTTAATGATAGAAAAATATATTAAACAATCTATCTCTAGAACCGATCTTGAAGATTGGGTGTTAACACATAGTCTTGAAGAAGAATACGCAAAACCATATAGTGGAGAACCTTTTAAAATCAACCAATAA
- the purH gene encoding bifunctional phosphoribosylaminoimidazolecarboxamide formyltransferase/IMP cyclohydrolase has translation MSNTKTAKSALISVFSKDGLAPIVKKLDELGITIYSTGGTEKFIKDQGVDVIPVEDVTSYPSILGGRVKTLHPKVFGGILNRQNNDSDVAELEQYEIPQIDIVIVDLYPFEKTVASGAPEQDIIEKIDIGGISLIRAAAKNFADVTCVASVEDYAEFLEIISEGNGKISLKDRKRFAAKAFNVSSHYDSAIFNYFNTDQEIASLKISETKGKVLRYGENPHQKGFFFGDFDAMFDKLHGKELSYNNLLDVDAAVNLMSEFKKEAPTFAILKHNNACGLAQRSTVHQAYVDALAGDPVSAFGGILISNSEIDAATAEEIHKLFCEVVIAPSYSDEALEILKGKKNRIILIQKNIELPKTQVRSCLNGSLVQDKDLKTDASSDLNVATKVGPTKEQIEDLLFASKICKHTKSNTIVFTKGKQLLASGTGQTSRVDALKQSIEKAKSFNFDLNGAVMASDAFFPFPDCVELADNAGIKAVIQPGGSIKDQLSIDYCDANGIAMVMTGTRHFKH, from the coding sequence ATGAGCAACACAAAAACCGCTAAATCTGCCTTAATTTCTGTATTCAGTAAAGACGGGTTAGCACCTATCGTTAAAAAATTAGATGAACTTGGTATTACTATTTATTCTACTGGTGGTACTGAAAAATTTATAAAAGATCAGGGAGTGGATGTTATTCCAGTAGAAGATGTTACTTCTTACCCTTCTATTCTTGGCGGAAGAGTTAAAACATTACACCCAAAAGTATTTGGTGGAATCCTAAATCGCCAAAATAACGATAGCGATGTTGCAGAACTTGAACAATATGAAATTCCACAAATTGACATCGTGATTGTTGATTTATATCCATTTGAAAAAACAGTTGCATCAGGTGCACCTGAACAAGATATTATTGAAAAAATTGATATCGGAGGAATTTCGTTAATTAGAGCTGCTGCTAAGAATTTTGCAGATGTAACTTGTGTAGCATCTGTAGAAGATTATGCTGAATTTTTGGAAATTATTTCAGAAGGCAATGGTAAGATATCTTTAAAAGATCGTAAGCGTTTTGCTGCAAAAGCTTTTAATGTTTCTTCTCACTACGATAGTGCAATTTTTAATTATTTCAATACTGATCAAGAGATTGCGTCACTTAAGATTAGTGAAACTAAAGGAAAAGTATTACGCTATGGTGAAAATCCCCACCAAAAAGGGTTTTTCTTTGGAGATTTTGATGCTATGTTTGATAAATTACACGGTAAAGAGTTATCATACAACAATCTTCTTGATGTAGATGCTGCGGTAAATTTAATGAGTGAATTTAAAAAAGAAGCTCCTACTTTTGCTATTCTTAAACATAATAATGCGTGTGGATTAGCACAACGTTCTACGGTTCATCAAGCATATGTAGACGCATTAGCTGGTGATCCTGTTTCTGCTTTTGGAGGCATATTAATCAGCAACTCTGAAATAGATGCTGCTACTGCAGAAGAAATTCATAAATTATTCTGCGAGGTAGTAATTGCTCCTTCATATAGCGATGAGGCTTTAGAAATATTAAAAGGGAAGAAAAACAGAATTATTTTAATTCAAAAGAATATAGAATTACCAAAGACACAAGTTCGTTCTTGTCTTAATGGTTCTTTAGTGCAGGATAAGGATTTAAAAACTGATGCCTCGTCTGATTTGAATGTTGCAACCAAAGTTGGTCCAACAAAAGAACAGATTGAAGATTTACTATTTGCTTCAAAAATCTGTAAACACACAAAATCTAATACTATTGTTTTTACCAAAGGAAAACAATTATTAGCTAGTGGAACTGGACAAACATCTAGAGTAGATGCTCTAAAACAATCTATAGAAAAAGCAAAGTCATTTAATTTTGATCTTAATGGAGCCGTTATGGCGAGTGATGCATTCTTCCCATTCCCTGATTGTGTGGAACTTGCAGACAACGCGGGTATCAAAGCAGTTATACAACCTGGAGGTTCTATAAAAGATCAATTAAGTATCGATTACTGTGATGCAAACGGAATTGCTATGGTAATGACCGGAACACGTCATTTTAAACATTAA
- the mreC gene encoding rod shape-determining protein MreC: protein MQQIINFLIRNKNFLLFLLLLFFSLILTIQSHSYHKSKFISSTNFLSGGVYGWRYSITNYFGLKNKNERLLEENELLRNQLSLLTKDTIATTFTDTTSFSKPYTFIKGNVYKNDYSKADNYILINKGEKDGIKADMGIITDKGIIGIVENTSKNYSRVISILNSNSRINAGLKKSNQYGSLVWNGKDPNIVQLETVPRQAILKKGDTIITNGRSTIFPRGIGIGTILNYELDQNQSYFLIDVQLFNDMTDIGFVYAIKSNDATEIKLLENPKIDE from the coding sequence ATGCAGCAGATTATTAATTTTTTAATACGGAACAAAAACTTCCTATTATTTTTGCTGCTTTTATTTTTCTCATTAATCCTTACCATTCAATCTCATAGCTATCACAAAAGTAAATTTATAAGTTCTACTAACTTTCTTTCCGGAGGTGTATACGGATGGAGATATTCCATAACTAATTATTTTGGCCTAAAAAACAAAAATGAACGTTTACTTGAAGAAAATGAATTACTTAGAAATCAACTTAGCTTATTAACTAAGGATACGATAGCAACAACATTTACCGACACTACTTCCTTTAGCAAACCCTATACCTTTATAAAAGGAAATGTTTACAAAAATGATTATAGCAAAGCTGATAATTATATTTTGATTAATAAAGGAGAGAAAGATGGTATTAAAGCTGATATGGGTATTATTACAGACAAGGGAATTATTGGTATTGTAGAAAACACCTCTAAAAATTATAGCAGAGTGATTTCTATACTAAATAGTAATTCTAGAATTAATGCTGGATTAAAAAAATCTAACCAATATGGATCCTTAGTTTGGAATGGAAAAGACCCGAATATAGTACAACTTGAAACAGTTCCGAGGCAAGCCATCTTAAAAAAAGGAGACACTATTATCACTAATGGACGTTCTACTATATTTCCGCGTGGAATAGGAATTGGAACTATCCTAAATTATGAATTAGATCAAAATCAAAGTTATTTTTTAATTGACGTACAATTATTTAATGATATGACTGATATAGGCTTTGTTTATGCAATAAAAAGTAATGACGCCACAGAAATTAAGTTATTAGAAAACCCTAAAATAGATGAATAA
- a CDS encoding vitamin K epoxide reductase family protein, translating to MKNSIEKIVETVLIQNRISNYDKKDLELQLQIHPNYPSFQSITDTLDYFDIDNIAVEVPIDALDQLPKSFVSLIKKENSEEIVSIINKNGNIELKHTDLDTKKFTHEEFKKIWVPKVIAVEHNTGNSALFSKETLLQNILFGGLLIGALTTLIFRPFDLYQILFLLLSISGIIFSLFAVRESLGIQSNTMHQFCTTVGNSNCGDVINNNTGKLFKDFSLADASIAFFGILIIYQLFYGYNSTLLLPTLIGIPFIIYSIYSQAFVIKKWCAICIAISAISSGLIAVALYSLPFSFSLVSIASFIMISALGTLAYMHVKQSMVENKDYKNENIKLNQFKRDRQIFEHLLSLSEKVTDNSTITNEIILGNPNSKFKIISLTNPMCGYCKGAFEAYARVLRTMSDQLQIIIRLKVSLDDLNNQATQISLRLMEIYHTDGSSKFIEAYSEWFNDRTYSNWVKKYGAPKNNMQHVETLKTQSKWAESNNLFYTPASLMNTSIYPKKYSYDEFFHFTSMMIENQQEPDYSMEQKPVGV from the coding sequence ATGAAAAATAGCATTGAAAAAATAGTTGAAACAGTTCTAATCCAAAATAGGATTAGTAATTATGATAAAAAAGATTTAGAACTACAATTACAAATACACCCCAACTATCCTAGTTTTCAATCAATTACTGACACCTTAGATTATTTTGATATAGATAACATAGCAGTAGAAGTTCCAATTGACGCTTTAGATCAATTACCAAAAAGCTTTGTTTCTCTAATAAAAAAAGAAAATTCTGAAGAAATTGTTTCGATAATTAATAAGAATGGAAATATTGAGCTTAAACACACAGATCTTGATACTAAGAAGTTTACGCATGAAGAATTTAAAAAAATATGGGTTCCAAAAGTTATAGCTGTCGAACATAATACTGGAAATAGTGCTCTTTTTTCAAAAGAAACACTTTTACAGAACATTCTTTTTGGAGGACTTTTAATAGGTGCATTAACAACTCTTATTTTTAGACCCTTTGACCTTTATCAAATCTTGTTTTTATTATTATCTATTTCTGGTATAATTTTCAGCCTATTTGCAGTTAGAGAAAGTCTTGGTATTCAATCCAACACAATGCACCAATTTTGCACTACTGTTGGAAATTCCAACTGTGGTGATGTAATAAATAACAACACTGGTAAATTATTTAAAGATTTCTCCTTAGCAGATGCTAGTATTGCTTTTTTTGGGATCCTTATAATATATCAACTATTTTACGGATATAATAGCACGCTATTGCTACCGACACTTATAGGAATTCCTTTTATTATTTACTCTATCTATTCGCAAGCTTTTGTAATCAAAAAATGGTGTGCTATTTGTATTGCTATAAGCGCTATATCCTCTGGTTTAATAGCTGTAGCCTTATACAGTTTGCCTTTTAGTTTTTCCCTAGTATCCATTGCCTCTTTTATTATGATTTCTGCTCTAGGAACACTTGCTTATATGCACGTAAAACAAAGCATGGTAGAAAATAAAGATTATAAAAACGAAAACATAAAACTCAATCAATTTAAAAGAGATCGACAAATATTTGAACATTTATTAAGCTTATCAGAAAAAGTAACTGACAATAGTACTATTACCAATGAAATTATATTAGGTAATCCGAATTCAAAATTTAAAATTATTAGCTTAACCAATCCTATGTGCGGTTATTGCAAAGGTGCTTTTGAAGCGTATGCAAGAGTATTAAGAACAATGAGTGATCAACTTCAGATAATTATACGATTAAAAGTTTCTTTAGATGATCTTAATAATCAAGCTACACAGATTAGTTTGCGCTTAATGGAAATATACCATACCGACGGATCGAGTAAGTTTATAGAAGCTTATAGCGAATGGTTTAATGATAGAACATACAGTAATTGGGTAAAAAAATATGGTGCACCGAAAAACAATATGCAACATGTAGAAACCTTAAAAACACAATCTAAATGGGCGGAAAGCAATAATTTATTTTATACTCCTGCCTCCTTAATGAACACATCTATTTACCCTAAAAAGTATAGCTATGATGAGTTCTTCCATTTCACTAGTATGATGATTGAAAACCAGCAAGAACCTGATTATAGCATGGAACAAAAACCAGTTGGGGTTTAA
- the rodA gene encoding rod shape-determining protein RodA — MARSAVGAIDWLTVLLFLLLIGFGWVNIYSASYGDEVFSITDFTQPYIKQLYWIVLSIVIIVITQAIETKFYERFAGLIYVISLVSLLGLFLFGKNVNGATSWYAFGPVGLQPSEFAKAATALALAKFLSDMQTNINLVNHQLRAFLIITLPALIIIPQPDPGSALVYAAFFFPLYREGLAATYLIIGASAAALFILTLLFTPLWVVLGIATIMLLILIRNRKHKPKYARYLLTIIVITGFCFSVNYIFNNVFEQRHRDRFNIVLGKEVDAKGIGYNTNQSQIAIGSGGWTGKGWKEGTQTKGGFVPEQHTDYIFTTVGEEWGFLGATTVIILFIGLLIRLLYLAERQKSQFSRVYGYSVAGILFIHFVVNVGMVTGLLPTVGIPLPFFSYGGSGLWGFTLLLFIFIKLDSNRVNEW; from the coding sequence ATGGCTAGATCGGCGGTAGGAGCAATAGATTGGCTAACTGTACTTTTATTTCTATTATTGATAGGTTTTGGTTGGGTTAATATATATTCTGCATCTTATGGTGATGAAGTTTTCTCAATAACTGATTTTACCCAACCCTATATCAAACAATTGTATTGGATTGTACTAAGCATTGTTATCATAGTTATAACACAAGCAATAGAAACTAAATTTTATGAACGATTTGCTGGCTTGATCTATGTAATATCGTTAGTATCTTTATTAGGACTGTTTTTATTTGGAAAAAACGTAAATGGTGCCACTTCTTGGTATGCATTTGGTCCTGTAGGACTACAGCCATCAGAATTTGCTAAAGCCGCAACTGCGTTAGCTCTTGCTAAGTTCTTAAGTGATATGCAAACCAATATTAATTTAGTCAATCATCAACTAAGAGCATTTTTAATTATAACATTACCTGCTTTAATCATAATACCTCAACCTGATCCTGGGAGCGCATTAGTTTATGCGGCTTTTTTCTTTCCATTATACAGAGAAGGTTTAGCTGCAACTTACTTAATCATTGGAGCTTCTGCCGCTGCCTTATTCATTCTTACTTTATTATTCACTCCATTATGGGTTGTTCTTGGTATCGCAACAATAATGTTATTAATTCTTATCAGAAATAGAAAACATAAACCGAAATATGCTAGATATCTATTAACAATCATTGTAATTACAGGGTTTTGTTTTTCTGTAAACTATATTTTCAATAACGTTTTTGAACAAAGACATCGTGACCGTTTTAATATTGTTTTAGGTAAAGAAGTAGATGCTAAAGGTATTGGATATAACACTAATCAAAGTCAAATAGCTATAGGTAGTGGAGGTTGGACAGGAAAAGGCTGGAAAGAAGGAACTCAAACCAAAGGTGGTTTCGTACCAGAACAACACACGGATTATATATTTACAACCGTTGGAGAAGAATGGGGTTTTCTTGGTGCTACTACAGTAATCATACTTTTTATTGGACTCCTTATAAGACTTTTGTACCTAGCAGAAAGACAGAAATCACAATTTAGTAGAGTTTATGGATATAGTGTTGCAGGAATTCTATTCATCCATTTTGTTGTTAATGTAGGAATGGTAACAGGTTTACTTCCTACCGTTGGAATCCCATTACCTTTCTTTAGTTATGGTGGATCAGGATTGTGGGGCTTTACTTTGTTACTTTTTATTTTCATTAAACTTGACTCTAACAGAGTCAATGAATGGTAA
- a CDS encoding DNA/RNA non-specific endonuclease, with amino-acid sequence MKRKYIYPLMVLIVTVGFYYVEKHIDKTKINYTNRKIEDKELDFFYLPTSTTNAIISHDNYTLSYSEKHEQSEWVAYELKKEHLSKNEFKRPFFEVDDKVRSSSADWRNYKNTGYDKGHLCPAADRRFTYDAFEETFLTSNISPQNHEFNAGIWNQLEQKTRYWAKMYNGVYVITGGILTDDLKTIGYEAVSVPKYFYKVILDYSSKKPKMIAFLIPNKDTNKQLSSFVVTTDSIEKLSGIDFFPKLSDDIENKLEASSVTNGWRF; translated from the coding sequence TTGAAAAGAAAGTATATATATCCGTTGATGGTTTTGATTGTTACGGTTGGTTTTTATTATGTTGAAAAGCATATAGACAAGACAAAGATTAACTACACTAATAGAAAAATAGAAGATAAAGAATTGGATTTTTTCTATCTTCCAACATCTACAACCAATGCAATAATTTCTCATGATAATTATACATTATCTTATTCCGAAAAACATGAACAATCCGAGTGGGTAGCTTATGAACTAAAAAAGGAGCATCTTTCTAAGAATGAATTTAAGCGACCTTTTTTTGAAGTTGATGATAAGGTTAGATCTTCGTCTGCAGATTGGAGAAATTATAAAAATACAGGATATGATAAAGGTCATTTGTGTCCTGCAGCCGATAGAAGATTTACCTATGATGCATTTGAAGAAACATTTCTTACATCAAATATTTCACCTCAAAATCATGAATTTAATGCCGGGATTTGGAACCAATTAGAACAAAAAACTAGGTATTGGGCAAAAATGTATAATGGGGTTTATGTAATAACAGGAGGGATTTTGACTGATGATCTTAAGACAATTGGATATGAAGCAGTTTCTGTTCCGAAATATTTTTACAAGGTAATTTTGGATTACAGTTCTAAAAAACCAAAAATGATTGCATTTTTAATTCCTAATAAAGATACGAATAAGCAATTATCTAGTTTTGTTGTTACCACAGATAGTATTGAGAAATTGTCGGGAATTGATTTTTTTCCAAAATTATCTGATGATATAGAGAATAAGCTAGAGGCATCTTCTGTTACAAATGGTTGGAGGTTTTAA